One Mesorhizobium sp. J428 DNA segment encodes these proteins:
- a CDS encoding EamA family transporter, giving the protein MYLMPPFAVTMAVIFLGETFQPFHAAGIALVMGGVILATFPSRT; this is encoded by the coding sequence ATGTATCTGATGCCACCCTTCGCCGTGACGATGGCCGTGATCTTCCTCGGCGAGACGTTCCAGCCGTTCCATGCGGCGGGGATTGCGCTGGTCATGGGCGGAGTGATCCTCGCGACGTTCCCGTCGCGGACATAG
- a CDS encoding DMT family transporter: MANETTRANALAVLVMLATPLLFSTNLIFGRAVIGDVAPFTLAFIRWALVALVLTPFLLRERQIFWTVLTSRPGLVTTLSFLGMVVCGAGVYLALTSTTATNGTLIMTSSSVFIILIEAAFFGRAIGMREAIGSAIAFAGVAVIVLKGDLTDLLRLDFHWGDVLFVAAAFCWAVYSILYRSPDLRGVSNLGLFGLVASVATLMLAPFAAIEFALGGSMPDQPSDWISIAGIVVFASLLAFSGFQYACARWALR; the protein is encoded by the coding sequence ATGGCTAACGAGACGACTCGCGCGAACGCGCTTGCGGTGCTGGTAATGCTGGCGACGCCGCTTCTGTTCTCAACCAACCTGATCTTCGGCCGCGCGGTGATCGGCGACGTGGCGCCGTTCACCCTCGCCTTCATCCGTTGGGCGCTTGTGGCGCTGGTTCTGACGCCGTTCCTGCTGCGAGAGCGGCAGATATTTTGGACGGTACTGACGTCGCGGCCGGGGCTGGTCACAACACTCTCCTTCCTTGGCATGGTTGTGTGCGGCGCAGGCGTCTATCTGGCGCTCACAAGCACCACCGCGACCAACGGCACGCTGATCATGACCAGTTCGTCCGTATTCATCATCCTGATCGAGGCAGCCTTCTTCGGCCGCGCGATCGGAATGCGCGAGGCGATCGGCTCCGCGATCGCCTTTGCCGGTGTCGCCGTCATCGTGCTCAAGGGCGATCTCACCGACCTGTTGCGGCTCGATTTCCACTGGGGCGACGTTCTGTTCGTCGCCGCCGCCTTCTGCTGGGCGGTCTATTCTATCCTCTACCGCTCTCCGGATCTGCGCGGCGTATCCAATCTTGGCCTCTTCGGTCTTGTCGCGTCGGTCGCCACGCTGATGCTTGCCCCGTTCGCTGCCATCGAATTCGCGCTCGGCGGCTCGATGCCGGATCAGCCTTCGGACTGGATTTCCATCGCCGGCATCGTCGTCTTCGCCTCGCTGCTGGCGTTTTCCGGCTTTCAGTACGCGTGCGCGCGCTGGGCGCTTCGCTAG